The following is a genomic window from Syntrophales bacterium.
GCGTCTTGATCTGCTGCGGTCAGCCGATGGAGCTGCAGACGGAAAACACCGCCGATTCCACGAAGGAAAAACATGTTCCGCTGATTGAGAAGATCGAGGGGGGGTACAAGGTAACCGTGGGTTCGACGCTCCATCCGATGGAGGAGAAACACTATATCCAGTGGATCGAGCTGATTGCCGACGGTAAG
Proteins encoded in this region:
- a CDS encoding desulfoferrodoxin; this encodes MAKQLEVYKCKICGNIVEVLHGAAGVLICCGQPMELQTENTADSTKEKHVPLIEKIEGGYKVTVGSTLHPMEEKHYIQWIELIADGKAYRQFLKPGDAPSAVFNLSAAAVTAREYCNIHGLWKS